The Larus michahellis chromosome 16, bLarMic1.1, whole genome shotgun sequence genome has a segment encoding these proteins:
- the LACTBL1 gene encoding putative beta-lactamase-like 1, whose amino-acid sequence MEVKWIHVLVIFFFLLSVAMTGCFLWQYSLPKVEPSPSVMEVRSEAAQMCPRYPEPVPLDHPIPILKDALEKVDMMLRQKIHSSGLPAMSAIVIYNDTVLWTGNFGKKNGSDPSSVVPNEYTIYRIASVSKIFPTIMLYKMWEEGKVTSLDDPLERYAQNFVIKNPLGRLKESEQRYTADGIIFLEKGSMPLKPSPVTLRRMASQLSGLPRRLRSTTLLWKGNTQDALALLKDDILVADPGTRCHYSNLAFSLMAHVLANHAAEGQYQRWISENILDRLGMEDTGFDITPPIRSQMAVGFYGSRQPAPLYDLGWYRPSGQMYSTAADLAKLAMVFLGTYHRRLLEPDTVKTMLTPLFKCSTEYFANKTGTPWEINEQLGYDVIRKDGDLDGYSATFSLIPKLRLSFIVLMAGPRPQGGDIVTQTYEYLIPAMETAFREAEKSLIPPPSPGPYVGYYTYSNLTFYEIKVGPGGVLVMQQFGPHVEELIPEKYRTIKLHHLEDRVFQVVFDKEFPCVLHLGSASISLETQNGQLFNFYPFDRKGLSPGFDAPGLNTYNVVRVLRKPVFYS is encoded by the exons ATGGAGGTGAAGTGGATTCACGTGTTGGTCATCTTCTTCTTCCTGTTGTCTGTTGCAATGACGGGCTGCTTTCTGTGGCAGTACAGCCTCCCCAAGGTGGAGCCCA GCCCATCAGTGATGGAAGTGAGATCAGAAGCTGCGCAGATGTGCCCCCGCTATCCTGAACCAGTACCGCTGGACCACCCAATCCCCATTCTGAAGGACGCATTGGAGAAG GTAGATATGATGCTGCGCCAAAAGATTCATAGCTCTGGTCTCCCTGCCATGTCTGCCATTGTTATCTACAACGACACTGTGCTCTGGACCGGCAACTTCGGAAAGAAGAATGGTTCAGACCCCTCCTCAGTAGTGCCCAATGAGTACACTATTTACAG AATTGCCAGTGTCTCCAAGATCTTTCCCACCATTATGTTGTACAAGatgtgggaggaaggaaaagtcaCATCTCTGGATGACCCGTTGGAACGTTACGCCCAGAACTTTGTTATTAAGAACCCTCTGGGAAGGCTCAAGGAATCAGAACAGAGATACACAGCAGATGGGatcatttttttggaaaaaggcTCAATGCCACTTAAGCCATCACCTGTTACCTTGCGCAGAATGGCCAGCCAGCTCTCAG GTCTGCCCAGGAGGCTGCGATCTACCACCCTGCTGTGGAAAGGCAATACGCAAGATGCTCTGGCTCTCCTGAAAGATGACATCTTGGTCGCTGATCCTGGAACCAG aTGCCACTACAGCAATTTGGCCTTCTCACTGATGGCACATGTGCTAGCCAACCATGCAGCTGAGGGGCAATACCAGCGCTGGATCTCGGAGAACATCCTGGACCGCCTGGGCATGGAGGACACTGGCTTCGACATCACACCACCAATCCGCTCCCAGATGGCTGTGGGTTTCTATGGCAGCCGTCAGCCCGCCCCTCTCTATGATCTTGGCTGGTACAGGCCTTCTGGCCAGATGTACTCCACAGCTGCTGACCTTGCCAAGCTGGCAATGGTCTTCTTAGGCACCTACCACCGTCGTCTCCTAGAACCTGACACAGTGAAGACAATGCTGACCCCACTGTTTAAATGCTCCACTGAATACTTTGCTAACAAGACCGGCACACCCTGGGAGATTAATGAGCAATTGGGATATGATGTCATTAGGAAGGACGGAGACCTTGACGGTTATTCAGCTACCTTCTCTCTTATCCCCAAGCTCCGCCTAAGCTTCATTGTGCTGATGGCAGGGCCTAGGCCTCAGGGTGGAGATATTGTGACTCAGACATATGAGTATCTTATTCCTGCCATGGAGACAGCCTtcagagaggcagagaaaagctTGATTCCTCCTCCAAGTCCAGGCCCTTATGTTGGCTACTATACCTATTCCAACCTGACTTTCTATGAGATCAAAGTTGGACCTGGTGGGGTGCTGGTCATGCAGCAGTTTGGGCCGCATGTGGAAGAGCTGATTCCTGAAAAGTACCGGACAATCAAGCTCCACCACCTGGAAGATCGCGTTTTCCAAGTTGTTTTTGACAAGGAGTTCCCATGTGTTCTGCACCTGGGCTCTGCCTCCATCTCACTGGAGACCCAGAATGGGCAGCTCTTCAACTTTTATCCATTCGATCGCAAGGGTTTGTCTCCTGGCTTTGATGCACCAGGGCTGAACACATACAATGTGGTGCGTGTACTTCGTAAACCTGTATTCTATAGCTAA